The Oscillospiraceae bacterium genome contains a region encoding:
- a CDS encoding transcription termination factor NusG domain protein, with protein MKWYVLQVMTGSERDVCTALRRKGVQARAPAQRMEIRRRGQWQTEERLLLPGYVFVGAEYTAALFHVVSPVPGVIRWLGLHCGEPQALDTQEALRWRLDSEETLEPSRVLFRADGTWHVLGGPLAAFAGCPVRMERRQRRAYVTAELGGAARRVRFGVIPVTEGGGP; from the coding sequence ATGAAATGGTACGTCCTTCAGGTCATGACCGGAAGCGAGCGGGACGTATGCACGGCGCTCCGGCGCAAAGGTGTACAGGCCCGCGCTCCGGCCCAGCGGATGGAGATCCGGCGGCGGGGCCAGTGGCAGACCGAGGAGCGGCTGCTGCTGCCGGGATATGTGTTTGTGGGTGCGGAATACACGGCGGCGCTTTTCCATGTTGTTTCCCCTGTCCCCGGCGTCATCCGCTGGCTTGGGCTCCACTGTGGAGAGCCGCAGGCGCTGGACACGCAGGAGGCGCTGCGGTGGCGGCTGGACAGCGAGGAAACGCTGGAACCCAGCCGGGTGCTGTTTCGTGCGGACGGCACATGGCATGTGCTGGGCGGGCCGCTGGCGGCGTTTGCAGGCTGCCCGGTGCGGATGGAGCGACGGCAGCGCCGGGCCTATGTGACGGCGGAGCTGGGCGGGGCAGCCCGGCGGGTGCGGTTCGGCGTTATCCCCGTGACGGAGGGCGGCGGACCATGA
- a CDS encoding transposase — translation MELVCRLLEVSRSGYYEWLGRKPSLRRQKDQELKRRLLSLHQRYPALGLDSLYHLIRPQLSCSRKRIHRLMNEMNISSTRRRAYKATTNSRHAHPIAPNLLARRFSFDKPDTAWVGDITYIPTGEGWLYCAVVKDLCTKQIVGYAFSDRIDTNLTLAALGMAVRRRKPLPGLIFHSDRGVQYAAYAYRQRLASLGIRQSMSRKGDPYDNAVAENFFSCLKCECVHLRHFASRAQAMADVFAYIETFYNPVRPHSSIGWRPPDAFARALSEHPAA, via the coding sequence GTGGAACTTGTATGCCGACTGCTGGAGGTCTCCCGCAGCGGGTACTACGAATGGCTGGGCCGCAAACCCTCTTTGCGCCGGCAGAAGGATCAGGAACTGAAACGCCGGCTGCTGAGCCTGCACCAGCGTTATCCCGCCCTTGGGCTGGACAGCCTGTATCACCTGATCCGCCCGCAGCTTTCCTGCTCGCGCAAGCGCATCCACCGCCTGATGAACGAGATGAACATCTCCTCCACGCGCAGGCGTGCCTACAAAGCCACGACCAACTCAAGACACGCGCACCCCATCGCGCCCAATCTCCTTGCGCGCCGCTTCTCCTTTGACAAGCCAGACACCGCATGGGTCGGCGATATTACCTATATCCCCACCGGCGAGGGCTGGCTCTACTGCGCTGTTGTGAAAGACCTTTGCACAAAGCAGATCGTCGGCTACGCCTTCTCCGACCGCATCGACACAAATCTCACTCTCGCCGCCCTCGGCATGGCCGTCCGGCGCCGCAAGCCTCTGCCCGGCCTCATCTTCCACTCCGACCGCGGCGTCCAATACGCCGCCTACGCTTACCGTCAGCGTCTCGCCAGCCTCGGCATCCGGCAAAGCATGTCCCGCAAGGGCGATCCCTATGACAACGCCGTGGCCGAAAACTTCTTCAGCTGCCTCAAGTGCGAGTGCGTCCATCTGCGCCATTTCGCCTCAAGGGCACAAGCCATGGCAGACGTCTTCGCTTATATCGAGACCTTTTACAACCCAGTGCGCCCGCATTCCTCTATTGGCTGGCGTCCTCCGGATGCCTTTGCGCGTGCCTTGTCTGAGCATCCCGCCGCCTGA
- a CDS encoding glutamine synthetase, producing the protein MSKVPELFGSMVFSGSVMRDRLPQAAWRSLQKTIQEGTPLDPAVADAVAAAMKDWAVSKGATHFTHWFQPMTGVTAEKHDSFLHPVAGGGVLMEFSGKELVKGEPDASSFPSGGLRATFEARGYTAWDPTSYAFIKDETLCIPTAFCSYTGEVLDKKTPLLRSMDALSRQACRILALLGSPAKRVNAAVGPEQEYFLINKADYARRPDLLLTGRTLLGAPAPKGQELEDHYFGSIRPRVKAFMADLDEELWKLGICAKTEHNEVAPAQHEMAPIFATANIATDANQLAMEVMKKVADRHGFACLLHEKPFAGVNGSGKHNNWSLCTDTGENLLEPGTTPAENTQFLLFLTAVIKAVDDYQDLLRISVASAGNDHRLGANEAPPAIVSIFVGDELQGVVDALVSGRPFAGAAQPDLDTGAVVLPNIPKDNSDRNRTSPFAFTGNKFEFRMPGSSFNIACTNLMLNTAVAEALRLFADELESAPNPERGMADLIRRELAAHRRILFNGNGYSAEWEAEAARRGLANYRTTPEALAHYTDEKNVRLFAQHGVLTLSEMRSRQQICLDEYAKAVRIEALTLLDLVHRWVAPACIGYSRELAEGVAAKKALGIEAEEEQELAALITAHTGALLAAARGLAQTVQALPGGPAAAAPRCAGEVLPAMAAVRAQADCLEGMVSKERWPLPGYTDLLFYA; encoded by the coding sequence ATGAGCAAGGTACCAGAACTGTTCGGAAGCATGGTGTTCAGCGGCAGCGTGATGCGTGACCGGCTGCCCCAGGCGGCCTGGCGCTCGCTGCAAAAGACCATTCAGGAGGGCACGCCTCTGGACCCGGCCGTGGCAGACGCGGTGGCCGCCGCCATGAAGGACTGGGCGGTCAGCAAGGGGGCCACCCATTTTACCCATTGGTTCCAGCCCATGACCGGCGTGACCGCCGAAAAGCACGACAGTTTCCTTCACCCGGTGGCGGGCGGGGGCGTGCTGATGGAATTTTCGGGCAAAGAGCTGGTAAAAGGCGAGCCCGATGCCTCCAGTTTTCCCTCCGGCGGGCTGCGGGCCACCTTCGAGGCCCGGGGCTACACCGCCTGGGACCCCACCAGCTACGCTTTCATCAAGGATGAAACCCTGTGCATCCCCACCGCCTTTTGCAGCTATACCGGCGAAGTGCTGGACAAAAAGACCCCGCTTCTGCGCAGCATGGATGCCCTGAGCCGCCAGGCCTGCCGCATCCTGGCCCTTTTGGGCAGCCCGGCCAAACGGGTGAACGCCGCCGTGGGGCCGGAGCAGGAGTATTTTCTCATCAACAAGGCCGACTATGCCCGCCGGCCGGACCTGCTCCTCACCGGGCGCACACTGCTGGGCGCTCCCGCCCCCAAGGGCCAGGAGCTGGAGGACCACTATTTCGGCTCCATCCGGCCCCGGGTGAAGGCGTTCATGGCGGACCTGGACGAGGAGCTTTGGAAGCTGGGCATCTGTGCCAAGACCGAGCACAACGAGGTGGCCCCCGCCCAGCACGAGATGGCTCCCATCTTTGCCACCGCCAACATTGCCACCGACGCAAACCAGCTCGCCATGGAGGTGATGAAAAAGGTGGCCGACCGGCACGGCTTTGCCTGCCTTCTGCACGAAAAGCCCTTCGCCGGTGTAAACGGCAGCGGCAAGCACAACAACTGGTCCCTCTGCACCGATACGGGCGAAAACCTTTTGGAGCCCGGCACCACCCCTGCAGAGAACACCCAGTTCCTGCTGTTTCTCACTGCTGTGATCAAAGCGGTGGACGATTACCAGGACCTTCTGCGCATCAGTGTGGCCAGTGCAGGCAACGACCACCGCTTGGGCGCCAACGAAGCGCCGCCGGCCATTGTCAGCATCTTTGTGGGCGACGAGCTGCAGGGGGTCGTGGACGCGCTGGTGAGCGGCCGGCCCTTTGCGGGCGCGGCCCAGCCGGACCTGGACACCGGCGCCGTGGTGCTGCCCAACATCCCGAAGGACAATTCCGACCGCAACCGCACCAGCCCCTTTGCCTTTACCGGCAACAAGTTTGAATTCCGCATGCCGGGCTCTTCCTTCAACATCGCCTGCACCAACCTGATGCTGAACACCGCCGTGGCCGAGGCCCTGCGCCTGTTTGCCGACGAGCTGGAAAGCGCTCCCAACCCGGAGCGCGGCATGGCGGACCTCATCCGGCGCGAGCTGGCGGCCCACCGCCGCATCCTGTTCAACGGCAACGGCTACAGCGCCGAATGGGAGGCCGAGGCCGCCCGCCGGGGCCTGGCGAACTACCGCACCACCCCGGAAGCCCTGGCCCATTATACCGACGAAAAAAACGTGCGCCTTTTTGCGCAGCATGGGGTGCTCACCCTGTCCGAAATGCGCTCGCGCCAACAGATCTGCCTGGACGAATACGCCAAGGCGGTGCGCATCGAGGCGCTCACCCTTCTTGACCTCGTGCACCGCTGGGTAGCGCCGGCCTGTATCGGCTATTCCCGCGAGTTGGCCGAGGGCGTGGCCGCAAAAAAAGCCCTGGGCATCGAAGCAGAGGAAGAGCAGGAGCTCGCCGCCCTCATCACGGCGCATACCGGCGCGCTGCTGGCCGCGGCCCGCGGGCTTGCCCAAACGGTGCAGGCCCTGCCGGGCGGGCCCGCTGCCGCGGCCCCCCGGTGCGCGGGCGAGGTGCTGCCCGCCATGGCGGCAGTGCGCGCCCAGGCCGACTGCCTGGAAGGCATGGTTTCCAAAGAACGCTGGCCCCTGCCGGGCTACACCGATCTGCTGTTTTACGCATAA
- the purA gene encoding adenylosuccinate synthetase, giving the protein MLTAITGVNWGDEGKGRMVDLLSRDYDIVVRYQGGNNAGHTVKNERGKFVLNLLPSGILRPEVVCVMGAGMVIDPAHLKKEIAALRAQGVKVSPENLKISDRATLCMPYHVAEDGLEEDRLAKTGSQFGSTRRGIAYAYGDKYMKKTLRMGDLLNLDAALKQRLATIVEWKGLTMERVYGAPAPELEELWTWCGEYAREFGDYICDAGAYLDAADRAGKKILFEAQLGALRDIDYGIYPYTSSSSVIGAYAPIGAGIPGRRLDRSIGVMKAYSSCVGEGPFAAEQAITEAEKHALREAGHEYGAATGRPRRVGPFDVVASRYGAACQGADELALTLLDVLDYMERIPVVEAYEVGGEVTARFPMGGALAAAKPVVKYLPGWKCGISACRSWAALPAPAREYVEYLERAVGRPIRYISVGAERDAYLVKE; this is encoded by the coding sequence ATGTTAACAGCGATCACCGGGGTCAACTGGGGCGACGAGGGCAAGGGCCGCATGGTGGACCTGCTCAGCCGGGATTACGATATCGTAGTGCGGTACCAGGGGGGCAACAACGCGGGCCACACCGTGAAGAACGAGCGGGGCAAATTTGTGCTGAACCTGCTGCCCTCGGGCATTCTGCGGCCTGAGGTGGTGTGCGTGATGGGTGCGGGCATGGTCATCGACCCCGCCCACCTGAAAAAGGAGATCGCCGCGCTGCGTGCCCAAGGGGTAAAGGTGAGCCCGGAAAACCTGAAGATCAGCGACCGGGCCACCCTGTGCATGCCCTACCATGTGGCCGAGGACGGCCTGGAGGAGGACCGCCTGGCAAAGACCGGCAGCCAGTTCGGTTCGACCAGACGGGGTATTGCCTACGCCTACGGCGATAAATATATGAAAAAGACCCTGCGCATGGGGGACCTTTTGAACCTGGACGCGGCGCTCAAGCAACGGCTTGCCACCATTGTGGAATGGAAGGGCCTTACCATGGAAAGGGTGTACGGCGCGCCCGCGCCGGAGCTGGAGGAGCTGTGGACCTGGTGCGGCGAATATGCCCGGGAGTTTGGGGATTATATCTGCGACGCGGGCGCGTACCTGGACGCGGCGGACCGGGCGGGCAAAAAGATCCTGTTCGAAGCCCAGCTGGGCGCGCTGCGCGACATTGACTACGGCATCTACCCCTACACCAGCTCGTCCAGCGTGATCGGGGCTTACGCGCCCATTGGGGCGGGCATCCCCGGCCGCAGGCTGGACAGGAGTATCGGTGTGATGAAGGCCTATTCTTCCTGCGTGGGCGAGGGGCCCTTCGCCGCCGAGCAGGCCATAACCGAGGCGGAAAAGCACGCCCTGCGCGAGGCGGGCCACGAGTATGGCGCGGCCACCGGCCGCCCCCGGCGGGTGGGCCCCTTCGACGTGGTGGCGAGCCGGTACGGCGCGGCCTGCCAGGGCGCGGACGAGCTGGCCCTCACCCTGCTGGATGTGCTGGACTATATGGAGCGCATCCCGGTGGTGGAGGCCTATGAGGTGGGGGGCGAGGTGACGGCCCGCTTTCCCATGGGCGGGGCGCTGGCCGCCGCAAAGCCGGTGGTGAAATACCTGCCCGGCTGGAAATGCGGGATCTCGGCCTGCCGCAGCTGGGCGGCGCTGCCCGCCCCCGCGCGGGAGTATGTGGAATACCTTGAGCGGGCGGTGGGCCGCCCCATCCGGTATATCTCGGTGGGCGCCGAGCGGGATGCGTATCTCGTAAAGGAATAA
- a CDS encoding LL-diaminopimelate aminotransferase: MKMNHHFSELPGSYLFSEVAKRVAAHRAARPEQGIISLGIGDVTRPLCRPVVAALAEACFEQGRAETFHGYGEEQGYLFLRQAIAGHYAGLGVRVEPEDLFISDGAKSDLAGLTELFSPGCTVLLQDPVYPAYRDASLLAGRRVEYLDAGRENGFLPLPGPGCRADLVYLCSPGNPTGAVYSREQLAAWVAWANAQGAVLVFDAAYEAFIADPGLPHSIYAVPGAETCAIEVCSFSKTAGFTGTRCGYTAVPRTLQREGLNLHDMWLRRQTTKTNGVSYPVQRGAAAVFTAEGQAACRENIALYRRNAQCLAACLEELGIWFCGGENSPYLWLECPDGMDSWQFFDHLLQGAGVVGTPGSGFGKNGEGYFRLTAFGAEADTAEAVRRILRLYGR; this comes from the coding sequence ATGAAGATGAACCACCATTTCAGCGAACTGCCCGGCAGCTACCTTTTCAGCGAGGTGGCAAAGCGGGTGGCGGCCCACCGGGCCGCCCGGCCGGAGCAGGGCATTATCTCCTTGGGCATCGGCGACGTGACCCGGCCCCTGTGCCGCCCGGTGGTGGCCGCGTTGGCGGAGGCCTGCTTTGAGCAGGGCAGGGCGGAAACCTTTCACGGCTACGGCGAAGAGCAGGGGTATCTGTTTTTGCGGCAGGCCATTGCGGGGCATTACGCCGGCCTGGGGGTGCGGGTGGAGCCGGAGGACCTTTTTATCAGCGACGGGGCAAAGAGCGACCTTGCGGGGCTGACCGAGCTTTTTTCGCCCGGGTGCACGGTGCTGCTGCAGGACCCGGTTTACCCCGCCTACCGGGACGCGAGCCTGCTTGCGGGCCGCAGGGTGGAATACCTGGACGCGGGGCGGGAAAACGGCTTCTTGCCCCTGCCCGGACCGGGATGCAGGGCGGACCTTGTGTACCTGTGCTCGCCCGGCAACCCCACGGGGGCGGTGTACTCCCGGGAACAGCTGGCGGCCTGGGTGGCCTGGGCAAACGCACAGGGCGCGGTGCTGGTGTTCGACGCGGCCTACGAGGCGTTCATTGCCGACCCCGGTCTGCCCCACAGCATCTACGCCGTTCCAGGCGCCGAGACCTGCGCCATCGAGGTGTGTTCGTTCAGCAAAACGGCGGGCTTCACCGGCACCCGCTGCGGTTACACGGCGGTGCCCCGCACCCTGCAGCGCGAGGGGCTGAACCTGCATGATATGTGGCTGCGCCGCCAGACCACCAAGACCAACGGAGTGTCTTACCCGGTGCAGCGGGGCGCGGCGGCGGTGTTCACCGCCGAGGGGCAGGCTGCCTGCCGGGAGAACATCGCCCTGTACCGGCGCAACGCCCAGTGCCTGGCGGCCTGCCTGGAAGAGCTGGGCATCTGGTTTTGCGGGGGTGAAAATTCCCCCTACCTTTGGCTGGAATGCCCGGACGGCATGGATTCCTGGCAGTTTTTTGACCATCTGCTGCAGGGCGCGGGGGTGGTGGGCACCCCCGGCAGCGGCTTTGGCAAAAACGGCGAGGGCTATTTCCGGCTCACCGCCTTTGGGGCCGAGGCCGACACCGCCGAGGCGGTACGGCGCATCCTGCGGCTGTACGGCAGGTGA
- a CDS encoding membrane protein, with protein MIPMLGTLVNTAAILAGSLAGSALKKGLGKKYQNALYDAMGFAAAFLGVNAVASNLPHSEFPVLFILSLAAGSVVGEKLDLDGRFQRLVDRVSGGGLAQGLSTGILLCCVGTLSILGPIQSALGGDNTYLFTNATLDFVTFLVLGSTYGVGMCAAAGVLFLWQGAIYLGASALQGFLQGGLLCELSIVGGVLIAASGLSILKIKHTKALNMLPSLLVPVLWYGGRALLGL; from the coding sequence ATGATCCCCATGCTGGGCACCCTTGTAAATACCGCCGCCATTTTGGCGGGCAGCCTTGCGGGCAGCGCCCTGAAAAAGGGGCTGGGCAAAAAGTATCAGAACGCCCTGTACGACGCCATGGGGTTTGCCGCCGCTTTCCTTGGCGTCAATGCCGTGGCCTCCAACCTGCCCCACAGCGAATTTCCGGTGCTGTTCATTCTGAGCCTGGCCGCAGGCAGCGTTGTGGGCGAAAAGCTGGATCTGGACGGAAGGTTCCAGCGCCTGGTGGATCGGGTGTCCGGCGGGGGGCTGGCGCAGGGGCTCTCCACCGGTATTTTGCTGTGCTGTGTGGGTACCCTTTCGATCCTGGGGCCGATCCAAAGCGCCCTGGGGGGCGACAACACCTACCTTTTTACCAACGCCACGCTGGACTTTGTTACTTTTCTGGTGCTGGGGTCCACCTACGGCGTGGGGATGTGCGCCGCCGCCGGCGTGCTGTTTTTGTGGCAGGGGGCGATCTACCTGGGGGCAAGCGCGCTGCAGGGCTTTTTGCAGGGCGGCCTTTTGTGCGAGCTGTCGATCGTGGGCGGGGTGCTGATCGCCGCGTCCGGCCTGTCCATTTTAAAGATCAAGCACACCAAGGCCCTCAACATGCTGCCCAGCCTTTTGGTGCCGGTGCTGTGGTACGGGGGCCGCGCGCTGCTGGGGCTGTGA
- a CDS encoding transporter, with protein sequence MEKIERALLKNRGIVVFFMVIVAALGLFCYYIIPKQENPTTTIAAAVITTGYPGAGPEEVESFVTEKLEDKVKTLDRVKYYTSMSMDSASVITVMYDDDVYIDEVETKLRQAVADVQGELPSTCQESVVRTDLITNNAFIISLSSDVYSAAELESFAKTIQGGLEQVKGVSGVSIAGEKEKRVVVEADIRQMRLYGISIENILQLMQAQNLSIPAGSITYESGSINVASSGLFENLADIENTVVAGAEDSLSFVKLKDVAQVYIEDADESYYTQDGRDAVLLVGKLEKGENAVNIGKELRRTLDGIKAEMPEDLIFHEVMYAPQDIENNINSFILNLLESILLIVLVVMLGVRVRNALVISVALPMSILMTFIVMQLLSIEFQFISIAALIVSLGILVDNAVVISEAIQQNLNAGQERQEAILGAVRVTAVPVLTSTLTTVVTFSVIYFVPGVVGQVAGAIPTVVIAALGASYLVAMFLIPVLASFFFTPEPPGRAARSGVVRRFFERLLALGLNHPKLTLTAAFSTLGVAVLLALQLGIQFFPGSAKPVLYINVSGETMSLSETGRICEKVGALLDEDPLVEHYTSAVGSGLPSFFLTVPSMAPASNAAQFMLQLNEDEVKRYGGTDAAARHLQAGMDEAVAGAVVEVKCLEYSMPTDAKIVLTVSGEEQNSINAAAEQIAEALRALPGTDNVRTNAVVPQYQYKVSLDSERLSGYGLLKYDVIKQLNTSLMGAAASQYTVGGRDMEIVVRANVESLEDLQNLPIVGSVSGSKVLLGQVAGIGLEPSTPLIRHYNGQRYVDVLAGVLPGYSAAKLESRLQSEFLDGAELEGLTVTERGETSNMLDLVTSLGIAAVFAVLAIYIILLLQFRSFAKPLNVLTSIPLSLIGCCLGLWLFRMDIQVMALLGLVSLFGVVVNNGILLIEVIDAERRAGTPVREACRDAVRQRFRPIMLSSITTCIGLVPLVAAGDPMTAPMASVLLFGLLVSTVLTLVVVPTIYMLQAGHGGHGKSRN encoded by the coding sequence ATGGAAAAGATCGAGCGGGCCCTTTTGAAAAACCGGGGCATCGTGGTGTTCTTTATGGTCATTGTGGCGGCGCTGGGCCTGTTTTGCTACTACATCATCCCCAAGCAGGAGAACCCCACCACCACCATTGCGGCGGCGGTCATTACCACCGGGTACCCTGGCGCGGGCCCGGAAGAGGTGGAGAGCTTTGTGACCGAAAAGCTGGAGGACAAGGTCAAGACCCTGGACCGGGTAAAATATTACACCAGCATGAGCATGGACTCCGCCAGTGTGATCACCGTGATGTACGACGACGACGTGTACATCGACGAGGTGGAAACAAAGCTGCGGCAGGCGGTGGCGGACGTGCAGGGCGAGCTGCCCTCCACCTGCCAGGAGAGCGTGGTGCGCACCGACCTGATCACCAACAATGCGTTCATCATCAGCCTTTCCAGCGATGTGTATTCGGCCGCCGAGCTGGAAAGCTTTGCAAAAACGATCCAGGGCGGGCTGGAACAGGTGAAGGGCGTTTCCGGCGTGAGCATTGCCGGCGAAAAGGAAAAGCGGGTGGTGGTGGAGGCCGATATCCGCCAGATGCGGCTGTATGGCATTTCCATCGAGAATATCCTGCAGCTGATGCAGGCGCAGAACCTTTCGATCCCGGCGGGCAGCATCACCTACGAATCTGGCTCCATCAATGTGGCCAGCTCCGGCCTGTTCGAGAACCTGGCCGACATTGAGAACACCGTAGTGGCCGGCGCCGAGGATTCGCTGAGCTTTGTAAAGCTCAAGGACGTGGCACAGGTCTACATCGAGGACGCGGACGAGAGCTACTACACCCAGGACGGCCGGGACGCGGTGCTGCTGGTGGGCAAGCTGGAAAAGGGCGAGAACGCGGTGAACATCGGCAAGGAGCTGCGCCGCACCCTGGACGGGATTAAGGCCGAAATGCCAGAAGATCTGATCTTCCACGAGGTCATGTATGCCCCCCAGGACATTGAGAACAACATCAACAGCTTTATCCTGAATCTTTTGGAGAGCATCCTTCTGATTGTGCTGGTGGTCATGCTGGGGGTGCGGGTGCGCAATGCGCTGGTCATCAGCGTGGCGCTGCCCATGAGCATCCTGATGACCTTTATCGTAATGCAGCTGCTCTCCATTGAGTTTCAGTTCATCTCGATCGCGGCGCTCATTGTGAGCCTGGGCATTCTGGTGGACAACGCGGTGGTTATCAGCGAGGCGATCCAGCAGAACCTGAACGCCGGGCAGGAAAGGCAGGAGGCGATTCTGGGGGCGGTGCGCGTGACGGCGGTGCCGGTGCTCACCAGCACCCTCACCACCGTGGTCACCTTCAGCGTGATCTATTTTGTGCCGGGCGTGGTGGGCCAGGTGGCGGGGGCCATTCCCACCGTGGTCATTGCGGCGCTGGGGGCAAGCTACCTGGTGGCTATGTTTTTGATCCCGGTGCTGGCCTCGTTCTTTTTTACCCCCGAACCGCCGGGCCGGGCGGCCCGGTCCGGGGTGGTGCGCCGCTTTTTTGAAAGGCTGCTGGCCTTGGGGCTGAACCACCCAAAGCTCACCCTGACGGCCGCTTTTTCCACCCTGGGGGTGGCGGTGCTGCTGGCGCTGCAGCTGGGCATCCAGTTCTTCCCGGGCAGCGCAAAGCCCGTGTTGTACATCAACGTTTCGGGCGAAACCATGAGCCTTTCCGAGACCGGCCGCATCTGCGAAAAAGTGGGTGCGCTGCTGGACGAGGACCCGCTGGTGGAGCATTATACCAGCGCGGTGGGCAGCGGGCTGCCCAGCTTTTTCCTCACGGTGCCCAGCATGGCCCCCGCCAGCAACGCGGCCCAGTTTATGCTGCAGCTCAATGAGGACGAAGTGAAGCGGTATGGCGGCACCGACGCCGCGGCCCGGCACCTGCAGGCCGGCATGGACGAAGCGGTCGCCGGCGCCGTGGTGGAGGTGAAATGCCTGGAATACTCGATGCCCACGGACGCAAAGATTGTGCTCACCGTGAGCGGCGAGGAGCAAAACAGCATCAACGCCGCGGCCGAGCAGATCGCCGAGGCCCTGCGCGCTTTGCCCGGCACCGACAACGTGCGAACCAACGCCGTGGTGCCGCAGTATCAATACAAAGTCAGCCTGGACAGCGAGCGCCTGTCCGGCTACGGCCTTTTGAAATACGATGTGATCAAACAGCTCAACACCAGCCTGATGGGGGCGGCCGCCAGCCAGTACACCGTGGGCGGCCGCGATATGGAGATTGTGGTGCGGGCAAATGTGGAGAGCCTGGAAGACCTGCAAAACCTGCCCATCGTGGGCAGCGTGAGCGGCAGCAAGGTGCTGCTGGGCCAGGTGGCCGGGATCGGGCTGGAGCCCAGCACCCCGCTGATCCGGCATTACAACGGCCAGCGGTATGTGGACGTGCTGGCAGGGGTGCTGCCCGGCTATTCGGCCGCCAAGCTGGAAAGCAGGCTGCAGAGCGAATTTTTGGACGGGGCGGAGCTGGAAGGGCTCACTGTGACCGAGCGGGGGGAAACCAGCAACATGCTGGATCTGGTCACAAGCCTGGGCATTGCCGCCGTTTTTGCGGTGCTGGCCATCTATATCATCCTGCTGCTGCAGTTCCGCAGCTTTGCAAAACCCCTGAACGTGCTCACCAGCATCCCGTTGAGCCTGATCGGCTGCTGCCTTGGGCTGTGGCTGTTCCGCATGGACATCCAGGTTATGGCTCTTTTGGGGCTTGTGAGCCTGTTCGGCGTGGTGGTGAACAACGGCATATTGCTGATCGAGGTGATCGACGCCGAGCGCCGGGCCGGCACGCCGGTGCGCGAGGCCTGCCGCGACGCGGTGCGCCAGCGCTTTCGGCCCATTATGCTGTCCAGCATTACCACCTGCATCGGCCTTGTGCCCCTGGTGGCGGCGGGTGACCCCATGACCGCCCCCATGGCAAGCGTTCTGCTGTTCGGGCTTTTGGTGTCCACCGTGCTCACCCTGGTGGTGGTGCCCACCATCTACATGCTGCAGGCCGGGCATGGAGGCCACGGGAAAAGCAGGAATTGA
- a CDS encoding peptidase S66 produces the protein MTAQRLRRGDTIGIIAPSQVPDRAVYEENIRCLERQGYRVKRGRNLYKATYGYLAAETERAADLNAMAADDEVKLILFGGGEGAAELLPLVDFAAIKAHPKLFLSYSDGTSLLAAIYLNTGLVTYYGQTPGVAARPSAYDRAQFEQHIIKGEAGPFVSNGERCALHGGVGEGILLGGYAGNMALLAGSRYFRTDPAARYLLFLEDHETFHNVAHVSMLLSHLEQSDFARQISGLLFGHYSTAAQPELRERLARFGQKHKVPVICCDDFGHGENHAILPIGRRAVLDGDQNTLWFC, from the coding sequence ATGACAGCACAGCGATTGCGGCGGGGCGACACCATTGGGATCATCGCCCCCAGCCAGGTGCCGGACCGGGCGGTGTATGAAGAGAATATCCGCTGCCTTGAACGGCAGGGCTACCGGGTAAAGCGGGGCCGAAACCTGTATAAAGCCACCTACGGCTACCTTGCCGCCGAAACTGAGCGCGCGGCCGACCTGAACGCTATGGCGGCCGACGACGAGGTAAAGCTGATCCTGTTTGGTGGGGGCGAGGGGGCGGCCGAGCTGCTGCCCCTGGTGGATTTTGCGGCCATCAAGGCGCACCCGAAGCTGTTTTTGAGCTACAGCGACGGCACCTCGCTTTTGGCGGCGATCTACTTAAACACCGGGCTGGTGACCTATTACGGCCAGACCCCCGGCGTGGCGGCCCGCCCCAGCGCTTACGACCGGGCCCAGTTCGAACAGCACATCATAAAGGGCGAAGCCGGGCCCTTTGTGAGCAACGGCGAACGCTGTGCGCTGCACGGCGGCGTGGGCGAGGGCATCCTTTTGGGGGGCTATGCGGGCAACATGGCGCTGCTGGCGGGCAGCCGCTATTTCAGGACCGACCCGGCCGCCCGCTACCTGCTTTTTTTGGAGGATCACGAAACCTTCCACAACGTGGCCCATGTGAGCATGCTGCTCTCGCACCTGGAGCAGAGCGATTTTGCGCGCCAGATCAGCGGGCTGCTGTTCGGCCATTACTCCACCGCCGCCCAGCCGGAGCTGCGGGAGCGCCTGGCCCGCTTTGGGCAAAAGCACAAGGTGCCGGTGATCTGCTGCGACGACTTCGGCCACGGTGAAAACCATGCGATCTTGCCCATCGGGCGCCGCGCCGTGCTGGACGGCGACCAAAACACCCTCTGGTTCTGCTAG